In one window of Leifsonia sp. NPDC080035 DNA:
- a CDS encoding APC family permease, translated as MTSTHDAAVITGAPAATHRRLGVPAVTFMIVAASAPLTVLAGGVTTTFAVTGVLGVPLSFLLLGGTLAIFAVGYAAMSRYVTNAGAFYSYVAQGMGRPMGVGVSLVALVSYNAMQIGVYGLFGYQVASLLNTKFGWDVPWWLPILVCIAIVGALGVNRVDLSAKVLGVLVALEFLVVIVYDIAAFVVAPEGVSGQALSPSSLFVPGIGAVFAFGIAAFMGFESAAIYGEESKDPKRTVARATYTAVGVIAIFYALSSWAMTVASGPSNVVADSTEQGPDLIFSFLQSNVGVLISDIAQVLFITSLFASLVSFHNAVARYFFSLGREGVLPSWLARVRSHSRAPWAGSLTQTILAVVVIVAFALASVGWVPPKGAPAILFPVLTLFSWLTNTGALGLVLLMAIVSFAVIGFFRRTGHGLGGWQRAVAPAIAGVLLGVVFILIVVYFNTLLTSDPTAPPSATTFVLPAIVIAAGVVGVVWGVVLKRRNPRVYAQIGHGTEEAGAPELGADVDA; from the coding sequence GTGACCTCCACACACGACGCGGCCGTGATCACCGGCGCACCCGCGGCAACGCACCGCCGGCTCGGCGTGCCGGCCGTCACCTTCATGATCGTCGCGGCCTCCGCTCCGCTGACCGTCCTCGCCGGCGGGGTGACGACCACCTTCGCCGTCACGGGGGTGCTCGGCGTGCCGCTGTCCTTCCTGCTGCTGGGCGGCACGCTCGCGATCTTCGCGGTCGGCTATGCCGCGATGAGCCGCTACGTGACCAACGCCGGCGCGTTCTATTCGTACGTGGCGCAGGGCATGGGCCGGCCGATGGGCGTCGGCGTCTCGCTCGTGGCGCTGGTCTCCTACAACGCCATGCAGATCGGGGTGTACGGGCTGTTCGGCTATCAGGTGGCGTCCCTGCTGAACACGAAGTTCGGCTGGGATGTGCCGTGGTGGCTGCCCATCCTGGTCTGCATCGCGATCGTCGGTGCGCTCGGCGTGAACCGGGTCGACCTGTCGGCGAAGGTGCTCGGCGTGCTGGTGGCGCTGGAGTTCCTCGTGGTCATCGTCTACGACATCGCCGCCTTCGTCGTCGCGCCGGAGGGCGTGAGCGGGCAGGCGCTGAGCCCGTCCTCGCTGTTCGTGCCCGGCATCGGCGCCGTGTTCGCGTTCGGCATCGCGGCGTTCATGGGATTCGAGTCAGCGGCGATCTACGGCGAGGAGTCCAAGGACCCGAAGCGGACGGTCGCCAGGGCCACCTACACCGCCGTCGGCGTGATCGCGATCTTCTACGCGCTCTCCTCGTGGGCGATGACCGTCGCGTCCGGCCCGAGCAACGTCGTTGCGGACTCCACCGAGCAGGGTCCGGACCTGATCTTCTCGTTCCTGCAGTCGAACGTCGGCGTGCTCATCAGCGACATCGCGCAGGTGCTGTTCATCACCAGCCTGTTCGCGTCGCTGGTCAGCTTCCACAACGCGGTCGCCCGCTACTTCTTCTCGCTCGGCCGCGAGGGTGTCCTGCCGTCGTGGCTCGCCAGGGTCCGCTCGCACAGCCGCGCCCCGTGGGCGGGATCGCTCACGCAGACGATCCTGGCGGTGGTCGTCATCGTCGCCTTCGCCCTCGCGAGCGTCGGCTGGGTGCCGCCGAAGGGCGCCCCGGCGATCCTGTTCCCCGTGCTCACCCTGTTCTCGTGGCTGACGAACACCGGGGCGCTCGGCCTGGTGCTGCTGATGGCGATCGTATCCTTTGCCGTGATCGGGTTCTTCCGGCGCACCGGGCACGGGCTCGGCGGTTGGCAGCGGGCGGTGGCCCCGGCGATCGCCGGTGTGCTCCTCGGCGTGGTGTTCATCCTGATCGTCGTCTACTTCAACACCCTGCTGACGAGCGACCCCACGGCACCGCCGTCGGCGACCACGTTCGTCCTGCCCGCGATCGTCATCGCGGCCGGCGTCGTCGGGGTGGTCTGGGGCGTCGTGCTGAAGCGGCGGAACCCCCGCGTGTACGCGCAGATCGGGCACGGCACGGAGGAGGCGGGGGCGCCGGAGCTGGGGGCGGACGTCGACGCGTGA